One genomic window of Haloarchaeobius salinus includes the following:
- a CDS encoding chemotaxis protein CheD, whose product MKTYGSEPGAPEPVQVGISEFVVRGTESTETLKSYGLGSCLAIALYDPDSGIGGLAHVMLPDGDAADGADTQPGKYADTAIRAMLRRMVEKGAAYTSVEAKIAGGSDMFEFESFGDGVGNRNVAAAKEELEKLGVPIIGEDVGGQRGRTVEFDVGTGTLQIRTADGDRGVTEL is encoded by the coding sequence ATGAAGACGTACGGCAGTGAACCAGGTGCACCCGAGCCGGTCCAGGTCGGTATCTCGGAGTTCGTGGTCAGGGGCACAGAGTCGACGGAGACGCTGAAGTCGTACGGGCTGGGCTCGTGTCTCGCCATCGCGCTGTACGACCCGGACTCGGGCATCGGCGGGCTGGCACACGTGATGCTGCCCGACGGCGACGCCGCCGACGGCGCGGACACCCAGCCCGGCAAGTACGCCGACACGGCCATCCGGGCCATGCTCAGGCGGATGGTCGAGAAGGGTGCCGCCTACACCTCCGTCGAGGCGAAGATCGCGGGCGGTAGCGACATGTTCGAGTTCGAGTCCTTCGGCGACGGCGTCGGCAACCGCAACGTCGCCGCCGCGAAGGAGGAACTCGAGAAGCTCGGCGTCCCCATCATCGGCGAGGACGTCGGCGGGCAGCGCGGTCGGACCGTCGAGTTCGACGTCGGGACTGGAACGCTCCAGATTCGAACGGCCGACGGCGACCGTGGAGTGACGGAGCTGTGA
- a CDS encoding CheR family methyltransferase, translating to MTDDSDFRRVAGYIEDEIGFATSHYNDSYLKRRLSSRMRRTDTSDYDEYHDLLVDNPDEAQELLDALSINVTGFFRNPDVWEGIRSVLRTLSAEQDRVHVWSAACADGREPYSLAMLVLDDPRIDESKFRVYGTDINEEALATAQEGVYHSTRTIDIEEQLGFLSNFHAYIDRDDNRFEVTQRVKRLVTFARHDLINDGPKSGFDLVVCRNLFIYIDNEYKRPILKTIAQSIRPEGYLVIGKAETIPPQLKSAFDVLDGRLRIYQRE from the coding sequence GTGACCGACGACTCCGACTTCCGTCGGGTCGCAGGGTACATCGAAGACGAGATCGGGTTCGCGACGAGTCATTACAACGACAGCTACCTCAAGCGGCGGCTCTCCTCGCGGATGCGCCGCACGGACACGTCGGACTACGACGAGTACCACGACCTGCTCGTCGACAACCCCGACGAGGCTCAGGAGCTGCTCGACGCGCTCTCCATCAACGTCACCGGCTTCTTCCGCAATCCCGACGTCTGGGAGGGTATCCGGTCGGTGCTGCGGACCCTCTCGGCGGAGCAGGACCGGGTCCACGTCTGGTCGGCCGCATGTGCCGACGGTCGCGAACCGTACTCGCTGGCGATGCTCGTCCTCGACGACCCGCGCATCGACGAGTCGAAGTTCCGCGTCTACGGGACCGACATCAACGAGGAGGCGCTCGCGACCGCACAGGAGGGCGTCTACCACAGCACCCGCACCATCGACATCGAGGAGCAACTCGGCTTCCTCTCGAACTTCCACGCGTACATCGACCGGGACGACAACCGCTTCGAGGTGACACAGCGGGTCAAGCGACTGGTCACCTTCGCCCGGCACGACCTCATCAACGACGGGCCGAAATCCGGTTTCGACCTCGTCGTCTGTCGCAACCTGTTCATCTACATCGACAACGAGTACAAGCGGCCAATCCTGAAGACCATCGCCCAGTCCATCCGGCCGGAGGGCTACCTCGTCATCGGCAAGGCGGAGACCATCCCGCCACAGCTGAAGTCCGCGTTCGACGTGCTCGACGGCCGCCTGCGCATCTACCAGCGCGAGTGA
- a CDS encoding methyl-accepting chemotaxis protein: MGLAVGAVGFVATGQITEEVETSVNERLSDQAAQEARNLQSWDERNLVITQTTATELEEQVGSNDRSAVEAVLKERTTELQFERGIRDMHWVSLQNDNVLATSNDPYNGSSLSEIDATWAAGLDGDGTIPEEGTYFGVYEDHEGTTVVAYGYPVKGTSQSQAIVTTVDVSDYGRSIQAQTDGQATMILNSENEVTFANTSRVDSDGFIGSSFGSDESFSGQGTFTTSTPPEAVSTMVGSDFDGEEYAVSYAQVANRDMVVTISSPTNEVYGFVNTVSEWGLYATIGGMAIIVVFGTIIGRNTAASIDRLTTKTEQMEEGTLNVDFETHRIDNIGRLYDGFASMRDALREQIQEARDAREEAELARAEAEQMNRHLERKADEYRGVMQDVSAGDMTQRMNAESESEAMADIATEFNEMIGEIEETVGQLKNFANEVATSSEEVTASSEEVRSASEQVTESIQEISDGADRQNDSLQRVSQEMSGLSTTIEEIASSSNEVADLAERTAETGRDGRDAAQDAIDRMAQLERESEQVTQQIEQLETEMEQIDELIDFISEIAEQTNMLALNANIEAARSGSSGEGFSVVAQEVKELAEETKDAAEDIEQRLEHIQSTTQQTVRGVEGASEQISATTEAVEDTVDALDEIAGYAEDTNTGVQEISAATEEQAASTEEVVAMVDDAATISEETTSEAETVAAAAEEQTTALTEVSKSASDLANQASRLSEALDRFDTDVDAAMEFDDGADLLADVEADPETDEPVAGDDSEAAEAVMELSGEADLDAVEETDGDADGLGTPATFDEETQPTADAGTDSFDDTGSFGVDDALAVDDDVDADGLELDDAMPDEEPSAEAAPETGDADAIADEVVDDATESDAADDADEIQDFDPDIEFGDGEPNDAGIDDAAFDTSAAVPETDEPEIVDETAREPTDEAAADAATEDEPAVQAEPAADETDDESAAERVDDADADADVETAVEGGTVDTEPIVDDGTEEIDEQLDEALGFDEGSFDDLEDEDDDEPETETKEVPGVENIDFGSETTEGTPGEADSTDESDAEDTADEESVDDDDDDESNEDDMFSFAQTEPEDDE; the protein is encoded by the coding sequence ATGGGTCTGGCAGTCGGGGCGGTGGGGTTCGTCGCGACGGGTCAGATTACAGAGGAGGTGGAGACGAGCGTCAACGAGAGGTTGTCCGACCAGGCCGCACAGGAGGCACGGAACCTCCAGTCCTGGGACGAACGGAACCTGGTGATCACGCAGACGACCGCGACCGAGCTGGAGGAACAGGTCGGGAGCAACGACCGGTCGGCCGTCGAGGCCGTGTTGAAAGAACGCACGACCGAACTACAGTTCGAGCGGGGTATCCGAGACATGCACTGGGTGAGCTTGCAGAACGACAACGTGCTCGCCACGTCCAACGACCCCTACAACGGGTCGTCGCTGTCGGAGATCGACGCGACCTGGGCGGCCGGACTGGACGGTGACGGGACCATCCCCGAGGAGGGGACCTACTTCGGCGTCTACGAGGACCACGAGGGGACGACCGTCGTCGCCTACGGTTATCCGGTGAAGGGGACCAGCCAGTCCCAGGCGATAGTCACGACCGTCGACGTCAGCGACTACGGGCGCTCCATCCAGGCCCAGACCGACGGACAGGCGACGATGATCCTGAACAGCGAGAACGAGGTCACGTTCGCCAACACGAGCCGCGTCGACTCGGATGGCTTCATCGGGAGCTCCTTCGGCAGCGACGAGTCGTTCTCCGGACAGGGGACGTTCACCACGAGCACGCCGCCCGAAGCAGTCAGTACGATGGTCGGTAGCGACTTCGATGGCGAGGAGTACGCAGTCAGCTACGCGCAGGTCGCCAACCGGGACATGGTGGTGACCATCAGTTCGCCGACGAACGAGGTCTACGGCTTCGTCAACACGGTGAGCGAGTGGGGGCTGTACGCGACCATCGGTGGGATGGCCATCATCGTCGTGTTCGGGACCATCATCGGTCGGAACACCGCGGCGTCCATCGACCGGCTGACCACGAAGACCGAGCAGATGGAGGAGGGCACGCTGAACGTCGACTTCGAGACGCACCGCATCGACAACATCGGCCGGCTGTACGACGGGTTCGCGTCGATGCGTGACGCCCTCCGAGAGCAGATTCAGGAGGCACGCGACGCACGCGAGGAGGCCGAGCTCGCCCGTGCCGAGGCGGAGCAGATGAACCGGCACCTGGAGCGCAAGGCCGACGAGTACCGTGGCGTCATGCAGGACGTGTCCGCGGGCGACATGACCCAGCGGATGAACGCCGAATCCGAGTCCGAGGCGATGGCGGACATCGCGACGGAGTTCAACGAGATGATCGGCGAGATCGAGGAGACCGTCGGGCAGCTCAAGAACTTCGCGAACGAGGTCGCCACCTCCTCCGAGGAGGTCACGGCCTCCAGCGAGGAGGTGCGCTCCGCGTCCGAGCAGGTGACGGAGTCCATCCAGGAAATTTCCGACGGTGCGGACCGGCAGAACGACAGCCTGCAGCGCGTCAGCCAGGAGATGTCCGGGCTGTCGACCACCATCGAGGAGATCGCGTCCTCGTCCAACGAGGTCGCAGACCTGGCCGAGCGGACCGCCGAGACCGGCCGCGACGGCCGCGACGCCGCACAGGACGCGATCGACCGCATGGCACAGCTCGAACGCGAGAGCGAGCAGGTCACCCAGCAGATCGAGCAGCTCGAGACGGAGATGGAGCAGATCGACGAGCTGATCGACTTCATCTCCGAGATCGCAGAGCAGACGAACATGCTGGCGTTGAACGCGAACATCGAGGCCGCACGCTCCGGCTCCTCCGGCGAGGGGTTCTCCGTCGTCGCACAGGAGGTCAAGGAGCTGGCCGAGGAGACGAAGGACGCGGCCGAGGACATCGAGCAGCGCCTCGAGCACATCCAGTCGACCACCCAGCAGACGGTCCGCGGTGTCGAGGGGGCGTCGGAGCAGATCTCCGCGACCACCGAGGCCGTCGAGGACACGGTGGACGCGCTCGACGAGATTGCCGGCTACGCGGAGGACACCAACACCGGCGTCCAGGAGATCTCGGCAGCGACCGAAGAGCAGGCGGCCTCCACGGAGGAGGTCGTGGCGATGGTCGACGACGCGGCGACCATCTCCGAGGAGACCACCAGCGAGGCCGAGACGGTCGCCGCCGCAGCCGAGGAGCAGACCACCGCACTCACCGAGGTATCGAAGAGCGCGAGCGACCTCGCCAACCAGGCGTCCCGCCTGAGCGAGGCCCTCGACCGCTTCGACACCGACGTGGACGCCGCGATGGAGTTCGACGACGGTGCCGACCTGCTCGCCGACGTGGAGGCCGACCCCGAGACCGACGAGCCCGTCGCCGGGGACGACTCCGAGGCTGCGGAGGCCGTGATGGAGCTCTCGGGCGAGGCCGACCTCGACGCGGTGGAGGAGACCGACGGCGACGCCGACGGCCTGGGAACGCCCGCGACGTTCGACGAGGAGACCCAGCCGACCGCCGACGCCGGAACGGACAGCTTCGACGACACCGGCAGCTTCGGTGTCGACGACGCCCTCGCGGTCGACGACGACGTGGACGCGGACGGACTCGAACTCGACGACGCGATGCCTGACGAGGAGCCGAGCGCCGAGGCGGCACCAGAGACCGGCGACGCAGACGCCATCGCCGACGAGGTCGTCGACGACGCGACTGAGTCTGACGCCGCCGACGATGCCGACGAGATCCAGGACTTCGACCCCGACATCGAGTTCGGCGACGGGGAGCCCAACGACGCGGGCATCGACGATGCGGCCTTCGACACGAGTGCCGCCGTGCCCGAGACCGACGAACCGGAGATCGTCGACGAGACTGCTCGGGAGCCGACGGACGAGGCGGCTGCCGACGCCGCCACAGAGGACGAGCCCGCAGTCCAAGCGGAGCCAGCCGCAGACGAGACCGACGACGAGTCCGCGGCCGAGCGGGTCGACGACGCGGACGCGGACGCAGACGTGGAGACGGCCGTGGAGGGAGGGACCGTCGACACGGAGCCCATCGTCGACGACGGGACCGAGGAGATCGACGAGCAGCTCGACGAGGCGCTCGGCTTCGACGAGGGCTCGTTCGACGACCTCGAGGACGAGGACGACGACGAGCCGGAGACCGAGACCAAGGAGGTCCCGGGTGTCGAGAACATCGACTTCGGCAGCGAGACGACCGAGGGGACGCCCGGCGAAGCCGACTCGACGGACGAATCGGACGCCGAGGACACGGCTGACGAGGAGTCAGTCGACGACGACGATGACGACGAGAGCAACGAGGACGACATGTTCTCGTTCGCACAGACCGAGCCCGAGGACGACGAGTAA